One genomic window of Candidatus Pseudobacter hemicellulosilyticus includes the following:
- a CDS encoding RNA polymerase sigma-70 factor — protein sequence MIVIQYWSKISLIAPKSVKNRFEPGYKDAFTELYRKYYKGLVVWAYNILRDLAAAEDLVHDIFLSLWVKKERLIITTSFEFYLYTALRYQVLTKIRRGKVSESIFENLEKKVWCTATPDNLLYQKELQRRLTEGIDGLPEKARLVYLLSREQQLSHKQIAEQLNISVKTVEFHISIALHPS from the coding sequence TTGATTGTCATTCAGTATTGGTCAAAAATATCCTTAATCGCCCCCAAATCAGTCAAAAACCGGTTCGAACCCGGATACAAAGATGCATTTACTGAACTCTACCGTAAATATTATAAAGGGCTCGTTGTGTGGGCATATAATATCTTGCGCGATTTAGCGGCCGCAGAGGATCTTGTCCACGATATCTTTCTTAGTTTATGGGTTAAAAAAGAGCGATTGATCATTACAACTTCATTTGAATTCTATTTATACACAGCCCTCCGCTACCAGGTACTTACTAAAATAAGAAGAGGGAAAGTATCAGAATCAATTTTTGAAAACCTGGAGAAAAAGGTCTGGTGTACTGCCACTCCTGATAACTTACTGTACCAAAAAGAACTTCAGAGAAGACTCACAGAAGGAATAGATGGACTGCCGGAAAAAGCCCGGCTGGTTTATCTTTTAAGCAGGGAACAGCAGCTCAGTCATAAGCAAATAGCTGAACAGCTGAATATCTCTGTAAAGACGGTTGAGTTCCATATTTCCATAGCGCTTCATCCATCCTGA
- a CDS encoding TatD family hydrolase has translation MQRQIIDTHCHLYLPEFSEEMEALLSRASAEGVEQIYLPAIDSETVPALLDLEARYPGKCLAMMGLHPCYVKANYREELQKVGDWLSKRPFAAIGEIGLDYFWDDTFLKEQAEAFHEQISLALQYSLPIVIHSRNATDECIRIVQERQQGSLRGIFHCFGGSLEQAQQIIDAGFYLGIGGVLTYKKSGLAEVLEQVSLEYLVLETDAPYLTPVPFRGKRNEPSYLKYIVERLAEVKNVAVEEVCRITSENAKKIFGRYPGK, from the coding sequence ATGCAAAGGCAAATTATTGATACTCACTGTCATTTATATTTACCCGAATTTTCTGAAGAAATGGAGGCCCTGCTGTCCCGGGCTTCCGCCGAGGGGGTGGAGCAGATCTACCTGCCGGCCATTGACAGCGAAACGGTACCGGCCCTGCTGGACCTGGAAGCCCGCTACCCGGGGAAATGCCTGGCCATGATGGGGCTGCATCCCTGTTATGTAAAAGCCAATTACCGGGAGGAACTGCAGAAAGTGGGCGACTGGCTCTCCAAAAGGCCATTTGCCGCCATAGGGGAGATAGGGCTGGACTATTTCTGGGACGATACCTTCCTGAAGGAGCAGGCCGAGGCCTTCCATGAGCAGATCAGCTTGGCCCTGCAATATAGCCTGCCCATTGTGATCCACTCGCGCAATGCTACAGATGAATGTATCCGCATAGTACAGGAGCGCCAGCAGGGAAGCCTGCGTGGCATCTTCCATTGTTTTGGCGGCAGCCTGGAGCAGGCACAGCAGATCATAGATGCCGGTTTCTACCTGGGCATCGGCGGTGTGCTGACCTATAAGAAATCGGGCCTTGCAGAGGTGCTGGAACAGGTGAGCCTGGAATACCTGGTGCTGGAAACAGATGCGCCCTACCTGACCCCGGTCCCTTTCCGCGGTAAACGGAATGAACCTTCTTACCTGAAATATATAGTAGAGCGTCTTGCAGAAGTAAAAAATGTAGCTGTTGAGGAGGTTTGCCGGATTACTTCTGAAAATGCTAAAAAAATATTCGGTCGCTATCCCGGGAAATAG
- the gltX gene encoding glutamate--tRNA ligase, translating to MTKKVRVRFAPSPTGGLHLGGVRTVLYNYLYARHHGGDFVLRIEDTDQTRFVPGAEEYIINCLEWCGLKPDEGPHVGGPYGPYRQSERKAIYRQYAEHLVQNGHAYYAFDRPEELESMRERFRTDTNPSPQYDHRVRMEMRNSCALTLEETERLLEDGVPYVIRIRMPENETISFNDMIRGEVSFNTGLVDDKVLLKADGMPTYHLAVVVDDYLMKITHAFRGEEWLPSAPVHLLLWKYLGWESEMPQWAHLPLILKPDGNGKLSKRDGDRLGFPVFAMNWQDPRNEELTKGFREIGFLPQAFVNLLAMLGWNDGTDQELFTLEELVQKFSLDRVHKGGAKFDYDKAKWFNHEWIKKSNSADLAPLVQQLLSQHQLTVPNEDMLLHVISLVKDRCPLLTDFYEQAVFFFQAPQKLDTDAVSPKWNADKQAFFNSFIDTLSAATEWKAATLEATFKQMAADKQIKAGELMMPLRVMLVGGKFGPHVFDIVELIGRQETINRIRYALTQF from the coding sequence ATGACTAAAAAAGTTCGCGTCCGGTTTGCTCCCAGCCCTACCGGCGGCCTCCACCTCGGCGGCGTTCGCACTGTCCTGTATAACTATTTATATGCCCGCCACCACGGCGGTGATTTTGTATTACGTATTGAAGACACCGATCAGACCCGCTTTGTACCGGGCGCTGAAGAATATATCATCAACTGCCTGGAATGGTGCGGCCTGAAACCCGATGAAGGACCGCATGTAGGCGGCCCTTATGGTCCTTATCGCCAGAGCGAAAGAAAAGCCATCTATCGCCAGTATGCCGAACACCTGGTGCAGAACGGCCATGCCTACTATGCCTTCGACCGGCCGGAAGAACTGGAATCCATGCGCGAGCGCTTCAGAACTGATACCAATCCTTCCCCGCAATATGATCACCGCGTAAGAATGGAGATGCGCAATTCCTGCGCGCTGACACTGGAAGAAACGGAGCGGCTGCTGGAAGACGGCGTGCCCTACGTGATCCGCATCCGCATGCCGGAGAACGAGACCATTTCCTTCAACGATATGATCCGCGGCGAAGTAAGCTTTAACACCGGCCTGGTGGACGATAAGGTCCTGCTCAAAGCCGATGGTATGCCCACCTACCACCTCGCCGTGGTAGTAGACGATTACCTCATGAAGATCACCCACGCCTTCCGCGGGGAAGAATGGCTGCCCAGCGCACCCGTTCACCTCCTGCTCTGGAAATACCTCGGCTGGGAAAGCGAGATGCCCCAGTGGGCGCACCTTCCCCTGATCCTCAAACCCGATGGCAACGGCAAACTGAGCAAACGCGACGGTGATCGGTTAGGCTTCCCCGTTTTTGCCATGAACTGGCAAGATCCCCGCAATGAAGAACTGACCAAAGGTTTCCGGGAGATCGGCTTCCTGCCCCAGGCATTCGTGAACCTCCTGGCCATGCTGGGCTGGAACGACGGGACCGATCAGGAACTGTTCACCCTGGAAGAACTGGTACAGAAGTTCTCCCTCGACCGCGTCCATAAAGGCGGCGCCAAATTCGATTACGATAAGGCCAAATGGTTCAACCACGAGTGGATCAAAAAAAGCAATTCGGCCGACCTGGCGCCCCTTGTACAGCAACTGCTCAGTCAGCATCAGCTGACCGTGCCCAATGAGGACATGCTGCTGCACGTCATCAGCCTGGTCAAAGACCGCTGCCCCCTGCTGACCGATTTTTATGAGCAGGCCGTATTCTTCTTCCAGGCGCCCCAAAAACTGGACACGGACGCCGTGTCACCCAAATGGAATGCCGACAAACAGGCTTTCTTCAACAGCTTTATTGATACCCTGTCCGCCGCTACCGAATGGAAGGCTGCTACACTGGAAGCCACATTCAAACAAATGGCCGCAGACAAACAAATAAAAGCAGGCGAACTGATGATGCCACTCCGCGTTATGCTGGTGGGCGGCAAATTCGGTCCCCATGTATTTGATATCGTTGAACTGATAGGCCGGCAGGAGACCATCAACAGGATCCGCTATGCCCTGACACAGTTCTAA
- a CDS encoding DUF2167 domain-containing protein — MKKFFLAVLALLPAYWLMAGEKDSLEIAEAKIARYVDSVTKAMRYETGIVKLSNGIAQLNVPAGFKFLNAEQSKFILTELWGNPSREDILGMIWPANADPFKEDSNYAFIVTYDEMGYVKDEDADDINYDDMLKEEQKEEPEINKERVKLGYSSLHFVGWAQKPFYDKSHKVLHWAKELKFGDAEDGNTLNYDVRILGRKGVLSLNAVAAIADLPLVKGDIDAVLKMASFTEGNTYKDFDPSVDKVAAWTIGGLVAGKVLAKVGILAVAGKFLAASWKFILLGIVALGGFLKKFFGRKKAEEEYQYQPATSPVEEATAPAEDNAADKDEQNQPPVG, encoded by the coding sequence ATGAAAAAGTTCTTTCTGGCAGTACTGGCACTTTTGCCAGCCTACTGGCTGATGGCGGGTGAAAAAGATTCACTCGAAATAGCTGAAGCAAAGATTGCCCGGTATGTTGATTCCGTCACCAAAGCAATGCGGTATGAAACCGGCATTGTAAAACTCTCCAATGGTATTGCCCAGTTAAACGTTCCTGCCGGTTTTAAATTCCTCAATGCAGAACAAAGCAAATTTATCTTAACGGAGCTTTGGGGTAACCCGTCCCGTGAAGACATCCTGGGCATGATCTGGCCTGCGAATGCTGATCCCTTCAAAGAAGATTCCAACTATGCCTTTATTGTTACCTATGATGAGATGGGATATGTGAAGGATGAAGATGCAGACGATATCAACTATGATGATATGCTGAAGGAGGAACAAAAAGAGGAGCCGGAGATAAATAAGGAAAGAGTAAAGCTGGGTTACAGCTCCCTCCATTTTGTTGGCTGGGCCCAGAAGCCTTTTTATGATAAGAGCCATAAGGTGCTGCACTGGGCCAAGGAGCTGAAATTTGGCGATGCCGAAGATGGCAATACCCTGAATTATGATGTGCGCATCCTGGGCCGCAAAGGTGTACTGTCCCTGAATGCGGTGGCGGCTATTGCTGACCTGCCCCTGGTGAAAGGCGATATTGATGCTGTGCTGAAAATGGCTTCTTTCACAGAGGGCAATACCTATAAGGATTTTGATCCCAGCGTGGACAAAGTAGCTGCCTGGACCATCGGTGGCCTGGTAGCCGGAAAGGTGCTTGCCAAGGTAGGTATCCTGGCGGTTGCCGGCAAGTTCCTGGCAGCCAGCTGGAAGTTCATCCTGCTGGGTATTGTGGCGCTGGGAGGTTTTCTGAAGAAGTTCTTTGGTAGAAAGAAAGCAGAAGAGGAATACCAGTACCAGCCTGCTACTTCGCCGGTGGAGGAAGCAACTGCTCCTGCGGAAGACAATGCCGCTGACAAGGATGAGCAGAACCAGCCTCCTGTAGGATAG
- a CDS encoding polysaccharide deacetylase family protein produces MFYFHKTPWLLRKLYPHCLWKLPVEKGEKVLYLTFDDGPHPTITPFVLEELQRWNARATFFCIGKNVAAHPEVYRRILEEGHRTGNHTYNHLNGWKTPGDKYFRDIMETTKYVDSNLFRPPYGRISGFQVKLLKGLEAYKDTERRFEVIMWDVLSGDFDLSIDGERCALNVIGNARPGSIIVFHDSEKAFPRMKEALPKVLRYFTEKGFRFERIGLTAAED; encoded by the coding sequence ATGTTCTATTTCCACAAGACCCCATGGTTGCTGCGTAAGCTTTATCCGCATTGCCTCTGGAAGCTCCCGGTAGAAAAGGGCGAGAAAGTTTTATACCTCACATTTGATGATGGCCCGCATCCGACCATTACACCTTTTGTACTGGAAGAGCTGCAGCGCTGGAATGCCAGGGCTACTTTTTTTTGTATTGGAAAGAATGTGGCGGCGCATCCGGAAGTGTACCGGCGGATCCTGGAAGAAGGGCATCGTACGGGCAACCATACCTATAACCATTTGAATGGCTGGAAGACGCCGGGTGATAAATACTTCCGGGATATTATGGAGACAACAAAATACGTGGACTCCAACCTGTTCCGTCCTCCTTATGGAAGGATCAGTGGCTTCCAGGTGAAACTGCTGAAAGGATTGGAAGCGTACAAGGATACGGAGCGGAGGTTTGAAGTGATCATGTGGGATGTGCTGAGCGGGGATTTTGATCTCAGCATAGATGGTGAGCGTTGTGCTTTGAATGTGATCGGTAATGCGCGGCCGGGTTCCATTATTGTATTTCACGATAGTGAAAAAGCTTTTCCCCGGATGAAGGAAGCATTGCCGAAGGTGTTGCGTTATTTCACAGAAAAGGGTTTTCGTTTTGAGCGCATAGGGCTCACCGCTGCTGAAGATTAA
- a CDS encoding T9SS type A sorting domain-containing protein gives MQLRFLILSALTCLSVIQGQSQTCINGGTTKDPFSIFFLDDFTISGNRIFNESSLNHSGNCITLMNCNNVRIENCVIGPSAGEGIRLINCTNVIITNCYFMDNRTGILVEGGTGIKILNNQFLNIHGPFPRGQCVQFLEVNGAGNEISDNVSEQVPGKSSPEDLINLYKSHGTPLSHILVNGNKFRGGGPSQSGGGILAGDVGGDFQRLQNNILVDPGQYGIAIASGHYNYIMNNKVYGRQQSFTNTAYYAYNIYIKDGYTCGDFTVEGNESNYTNKNGQLIGEGYWGMPGTAEDCRPISGIANNNWLATFGPEILPARLLCPLLVAHYPLNNNFQDVSGCGHNISSNVGFSAEGKDIACGNFNGTNYLTLPNSPWLRNTSNRLSVSAWIKPAQTQGIQAIATAPDSDGYNDGWRLLLEDGTLNGRITTTLGSIDVYAAGIQAGAWNYVTMTYDGQQLKLYVNGVLSGSVNYGGNLLSGNYTAKMLVGYSRGTSYYFTGQLDEFKFYNGDLNAAEILQAYNDDRLKFEAPRQLLAHYAFNANWNDASGNNLHITNSGASFVCDGADALSANFNGSSLLTMPLNNSLKTSTSKFYLSCWIKPNVVQGVQAITHAQDADGYNNGWRLLLLDATLNGRVVTSWGAADVYCSGVQAGVWNHVALTYDGLSLKVFLNGLLQASTPWGGYLIYANGASQNMRIGYSNGNNYYFNGRMDEFRFYNGNITQEEVLDEYNTTLAKINNPPACPLQVTVQHSTAAKAGRFDSNPLNIYPNPAVSELFINAGTGFQAVLFNATGQRVWSGSDHAGQLRLHTRDIKPGVYFLQVSGKGWQETRKVMIQR, from the coding sequence ATGCAACTTCGGTTTCTTATCCTTTCTGCTCTTACCTGCCTTTCTGTTATTCAGGGGCAAAGCCAGACCTGTATAAATGGTGGCACTACCAAGGATCCATTTTCAATATTTTTTCTGGATGATTTTACAATTTCCGGGAATCGTATTTTTAATGAGTCCAGCCTGAATCATTCAGGCAACTGTATTACCCTCATGAACTGCAATAACGTCCGGATTGAGAACTGTGTGATAGGACCATCCGCCGGGGAAGGTATCCGGCTTATCAATTGCACCAATGTGATCATCACCAATTGTTACTTCATGGACAACAGGACTGGCATATTGGTGGAAGGTGGTACAGGTATTAAAATCCTCAACAATCAGTTCCTGAATATACATGGGCCATTCCCCAGAGGGCAATGTGTGCAGTTTCTGGAAGTAAATGGTGCCGGGAACGAAATAAGCGATAATGTATCAGAACAGGTTCCGGGAAAAAGCAGTCCGGAAGACCTGATCAACCTCTATAAAAGTCATGGTACACCATTAAGCCACATTTTGGTCAATGGAAACAAATTCAGGGGTGGTGGTCCATCACAGAGTGGCGGCGGTATCCTGGCCGGTGATGTGGGGGGTGATTTCCAGCGCTTGCAGAATAATATCCTGGTAGATCCGGGCCAATATGGTATTGCTATTGCTTCAGGGCATTACAACTACATTATGAACAATAAAGTGTACGGCCGGCAGCAGTCATTTACCAATACGGCTTATTATGCCTATAATATTTATATAAAGGACGGCTACACCTGTGGCGACTTTACGGTAGAAGGCAACGAATCAAATTATACGAACAAGAACGGGCAGCTCATTGGAGAGGGCTATTGGGGGATGCCCGGCACTGCTGAAGACTGCCGGCCAATTTCAGGCATTGCAAATAATAACTGGCTGGCCACCTTTGGTCCCGAGATACTTCCTGCCCGACTGCTATGTCCACTCCTGGTAGCACATTATCCCCTGAATAATAATTTCCAGGATGTTTCGGGCTGCGGGCATAATATATCCTCCAATGTGGGTTTCTCTGCCGAGGGAAAAGATATTGCCTGCGGTAATTTTAACGGCACTAACTATCTCACCCTACCTAATTCACCCTGGCTTCGGAATACTTCCAACCGCCTTAGTGTGTCTGCCTGGATAAAGCCGGCACAAACCCAGGGCATACAGGCCATAGCCACTGCTCCGGATTCGGATGGGTATAACGATGGATGGAGACTGCTCCTGGAAGATGGAACACTTAACGGACGTATCACCACCACCCTGGGATCCATAGATGTCTATGCTGCCGGGATTCAGGCAGGAGCCTGGAATTATGTGACCATGACCTATGATGGCCAGCAGCTGAAGCTCTATGTGAATGGCGTACTGTCCGGTTCCGTTAACTATGGTGGTAACCTGTTGTCCGGTAATTATACAGCTAAGATGCTGGTAGGCTACAGCCGCGGCACCAGTTATTATTTTACAGGACAGCTGGATGAATTCAAGTTTTACAATGGCGACCTGAATGCTGCAGAAATATTGCAAGCCTATAATGACGACAGGTTGAAATTTGAAGCCCCGCGCCAGTTACTGGCGCATTATGCTTTTAATGCTAACTGGAATGATGCCTCTGGCAACAACCTGCATATTACCAATAGCGGCGCAAGCTTTGTGTGTGATGGCGCAGATGCGCTATCGGCCAATTTCAATGGAAGCAGTCTGCTCACTATGCCTTTGAACAATAGCCTGAAGACCAGCACCAGCAAATTCTACCTGTCCTGCTGGATAAAACCCAATGTGGTGCAGGGAGTGCAGGCTATCACACATGCGCAGGATGCGGATGGATACAACAATGGATGGAGACTGTTGCTGCTGGATGCCACGCTCAATGGCAGGGTCGTCACCAGTTGGGGAGCCGCTGATGTGTATTGCAGTGGTGTACAGGCCGGGGTATGGAACCATGTAGCGCTTACATACGATGGCCTGTCGCTGAAGGTGTTCCTGAATGGTCTGCTGCAGGCATCAACGCCCTGGGGAGGGTATTTAATTTATGCCAATGGTGCATCGCAGAATATGCGTATAGGTTACAGCAACGGGAATAATTATTACTTCAATGGACGCATGGACGAGTTCCGTTTCTATAATGGCAACATTACCCAGGAGGAAGTGCTGGATGAATACAATACAACCCTGGCTAAGATCAATAATCCACCTGCCTGCCCGTTGCAGGTGACGGTACAGCATTCAACTGCAGCTAAAGCAGGACGGTTTGATAGCAACCCATTAAATATTTATCCCAATCCCGCAGTAAGTGAACTGTTTATCAATGCTGGTACCGGCTTTCAGGCAGTCCTGTTCAATGCCACCGGACAGCGGGTATGGAGTGGCAGCGATCACGCAGGACAACTACGGCTGCATACCAGGGATATCAAACCCGGGGTTTATTTCCTGCAGGTATCTGGTAAAGGATGGCAGGAAACGCGCAAGGTGATGATACAGCGTTAA
- a CDS encoding voltage-gated chloride channel family protein, which produces MLNKLSSRFEQLVIARQLFRWTLLAVPVALIAGSLVALFLWLLDKVTVIRWQNAWLLYLLPLAGVLIYLLYKYLGKNAEAGNNLIVDEIHEPGAGVPARMMPLVLVTTLLTHLFGGSAGREGTAVQMGGSMASLLGRWFRLDKQDTRILLMTGIAAGFGAVFGTPVTGAIFALEVLVVGRIYHNGLLPCLVASILADITCTAYGIHHTSYHIAFTKLVQSSIPFLHIDYWLLAKVILAGVCFGLAGLLFAELSHSIKNYSNRLIRPGWLIPLVGGGLIILLTFLSGTTDYLGLGVTSPNPGGVSIVSAFQEGGAGYFSWCWKLLFTAVTLGMGFKGGEVTPLFFIGATLGNTIAVATGAPADLMAGLGFIAVFAGATNTPIACTIMGVELFGGEYILYYAIACFTAYYCSGHSGIYLSQRLGISKYPGNESQVNQTLKQIRDKRMKGEMRDKGEK; this is translated from the coding sequence ATGCTCAACAAACTCAGCTCCCGTTTTGAACAATTAGTCATTGCACGCCAGCTCTTCAGATGGACTTTATTAGCTGTTCCTGTAGCCCTTATTGCTGGCTCCCTGGTAGCCCTGTTTTTATGGCTGCTGGATAAGGTCACGGTTATCCGCTGGCAAAACGCCTGGCTGCTCTACCTGCTGCCCCTGGCTGGTGTGCTCATTTATCTCCTTTACAAATACCTGGGCAAGAATGCCGAAGCGGGCAATAACCTGATCGTGGATGAAATTCATGAGCCTGGCGCCGGCGTACCTGCACGGATGATGCCACTGGTGCTGGTTACTACGCTCCTCACCCACCTGTTCGGCGGATCGGCGGGACGGGAAGGAACAGCCGTCCAGATGGGCGGCAGCATGGCCAGCCTGCTGGGCCGCTGGTTCCGGCTGGATAAACAGGATACCAGGATCCTGCTCATGACCGGTATTGCGGCTGGCTTTGGAGCCGTATTTGGAACACCAGTTACCGGGGCCATCTTCGCCCTGGAAGTGCTGGTGGTGGGCAGGATCTACCACAATGGACTACTTCCCTGCCTGGTAGCCAGCATCCTGGCAGATATTACCTGTACCGCTTATGGCATTCACCATACCAGCTACCATATCGCATTTACAAAACTTGTTCAAAGCAGCATCCCGTTCCTGCATATTGATTACTGGCTGCTGGCCAAGGTTATCCTGGCCGGCGTTTGCTTTGGCCTGGCCGGTTTGCTGTTTGCCGAGCTATCACACAGTATCAAAAACTATAGCAACAGGCTGATCAGGCCCGGTTGGTTAATACCCCTTGTTGGTGGAGGCCTCATTATCTTGCTGACCTTTCTGTCAGGAACAACCGATTATCTGGGTCTGGGTGTAACCAGCCCCAATCCTGGCGGTGTTTCCATTGTCTCGGCTTTCCAGGAAGGGGGAGCAGGGTATTTCAGCTGGTGCTGGAAACTACTATTCACGGCCGTTACCCTGGGTATGGGCTTTAAAGGCGGCGAGGTAACCCCCTTGTTCTTTATTGGGGCAACGCTGGGTAATACAATCGCTGTGGCGACAGGCGCTCCTGCCGACCTCATGGCAGGGCTCGGATTTATTGCCGTTTTTGCCGGCGCCACCAATACCCCTATTGCCTGTACTATTATGGGCGTTGAGCTGTTCGGTGGTGAATATATTTTATACTATGCCATAGCCTGTTTTACGGCCTATTATTGCAGCGGCCATTCCGGTATCTATCTCTCGCAACGACTGGGCATTTCCAAATACCCCGGTAATGAATCACAGGTTAACCAAACACTCAAGCAGATCAGGGATAAGCGAATGAAGGGTGAGATGCGGGATAAAGGGGAAAAATAA
- a CDS encoding helix-turn-helix domain-containing protein yields the protein MDVKIHIPHPALQEYVLNILTVDVMLIEGINEVVTPYPPSPFQSLIFYCNDPVSMSRTESGHFEKQPLIVFTGPQFSRVNVKVHKQLRSIRVDFLPGAIYRILGIPMHELTDGGFDAVDFFDAEMQDVHERLQHLSNMEAGKNIVEEFLLNRISGFRQILPFDAAMRTLLKTNGMMSIEKTAALSCLSLKQFERKCKERIGMNPKMYARILKFSKAYRLREAFPQLSWIQIAHEAGYFDQMHMIRDFKIFAGVNPSVIERQLLSTPLRMQKDMRY from the coding sequence ATGGATGTAAAAATACATATACCGCATCCGGCTTTGCAAGAATATGTATTGAACATACTAACAGTGGATGTTATGCTGATAGAGGGAATTAACGAGGTGGTGACACCTTATCCCCCTTCACCATTTCAATCATTGATATTCTATTGCAATGATCCGGTTTCCATGAGCCGCACCGAGTCAGGGCATTTTGAGAAACAACCGCTTATAGTGTTCACGGGCCCTCAGTTTTCACGTGTGAATGTCAAAGTGCATAAACAGCTTAGATCAATACGCGTAGACTTTCTCCCGGGTGCTATATACCGCATTTTAGGTATTCCCATGCACGAATTAACTGATGGCGGATTTGATGCAGTTGATTTTTTTGATGCCGAAATGCAAGACGTTCATGAACGATTGCAGCATCTCTCCAATATGGAGGCAGGTAAAAACATAGTGGAGGAATTCCTTTTAAACAGGATAAGTGGTTTCAGACAGATATTGCCTTTTGATGCTGCCATGCGTACGCTGTTAAAAACTAATGGCATGATGTCCATAGAGAAAACAGCAGCACTTTCCTGCCTCAGCCTGAAACAATTTGAAAGAAAGTGTAAAGAAAGAATAGGCATGAATCCAAAAATGTATGCCCGTATTTTAAAATTTTCTAAAGCATACAGGCTTCGCGAGGCTTTCCCACAACTCAGCTGGATACAAATTGCCCACGAAGCAGGATACTTCGATCAAATGCACATGATCCGTGATTTCAAAATCTTTGCTGGCGTAAACCCATCTGTAATAGAACGGCAACTGCTCTCTACCCCGTTGCGCATGCAAAAGGACATGCGCTATTAA
- a CDS encoding Fic family protein → MEKNIPFHLQEIIFTDKAVSKQISRAVKEGKIKKIAPTIYTGKMEEEPEALIRRNLFTIIGHQYPGAVISHRSAFELKPTQTGDFFVTYSYTRNISLPGVTLHLLEGPGDIEGDRQFMGELYLGQQARAFLENLQVSRKGGSASKNLPREAIEEKLLAIISVNGEAALNQLRDQARRIAPALLLEKEFEQLNSMISALLATHSSSILTSSAAKAKAQGIPYDTARTTLLEQLFVELQQRTFKNRPDRNISNQSFANFAFFESYFSNYIEGTVFKVEEAEQIIETQNPLPARNEDSHDVLGTYNIVSSRQEMNIVPNSADHLLQILQYRHKVLLSTRSQKQPGQFKDRDNFAGQTSFVPHELVRGTLIKSFDYYKVINSAIGKALFMMFLISEVHPFLDGNGRIARVMMNAELVAAEESKIMIPTVYREDYIGALRRLTRRSDPVVYIRMMERAHEFSANVYGDNRKEMEAYLQSCNAFLEDTEGELLRIVPRNS, encoded by the coding sequence ATGGAAAAAAATATCCCGTTCCATTTGCAGGAGATAATCTTTACCGATAAGGCGGTCTCTAAGCAAATCAGTCGGGCCGTAAAGGAAGGTAAGATCAAAAAGATCGCACCTACTATCTATACCGGAAAAATGGAAGAAGAACCGGAGGCGCTCATCCGGCGAAACCTCTTTACCATTATTGGACACCAGTATCCCGGAGCCGTCATCAGCCACCGGTCAGCTTTTGAATTGAAACCCACCCAAACAGGCGATTTCTTCGTGACTTATTCGTACACACGCAACATCAGCTTACCCGGCGTGACGCTGCACTTGCTGGAAGGACCAGGTGATATAGAAGGTGACAGGCAATTTATGGGGGAGCTGTACCTTGGACAACAAGCCCGGGCTTTCCTGGAAAACCTGCAGGTATCCAGAAAAGGCGGATCCGCATCCAAAAACCTACCGCGGGAAGCCATTGAAGAAAAACTACTGGCAATCATTAGCGTGAATGGTGAAGCGGCCCTCAACCAACTGCGCGACCAGGCAAGAAGAATCGCGCCCGCACTATTATTGGAAAAAGAGTTTGAACAGTTGAACAGCATGATCAGTGCATTGCTGGCTACCCATAGTTCTTCCATACTCACCTCTTCGGCAGCAAAAGCAAAGGCACAGGGTATTCCTTACGATACCGCACGTACCACACTTTTGGAACAGCTTTTCGTGGAACTGCAACAGCGCACCTTTAAAAACAGACCTGACCGAAATATATCCAACCAGTCCTTTGCCAACTTCGCTTTTTTCGAAAGCTATTTTTCCAACTATATCGAAGGGACCGTATTCAAGGTTGAAGAGGCCGAACAGATCATTGAAACGCAAAACCCACTGCCAGCCCGTAACGAAGACTCACATGATGTGCTGGGCACATATAATATTGTATCCAGCCGCCAGGAAATGAACATAGTTCCCAACTCCGCAGATCACCTGTTGCAGATCCTGCAATACAGGCATAAAGTGCTACTCTCAACCAGGTCTCAAAAGCAACCAGGGCAGTTCAAGGACAGGGACAATTTTGCCGGCCAGACGAGTTTTGTGCCCCACGAATTGGTAAGAGGCACACTCATCAAAAGTTTTGACTATTATAAAGTGATCAATTCCGCAATTGGAAAAGCATTGTTCATGATGTTCCTGATCAGCGAAGTACATCCCTTTCTCGATGGAAATGGGAGAATCGCCCGGGTCATGATGAATGCAGAACTGGTGGCGGCAGAAGAATCCAAGATCATGATACCAACTGTATACCGGGAAGACTATATCGGGGCGCTCAGGAGGCTGACCAGGAGATCGGATCCGGTGGTTTATATCCGTATGATGGAAAGAGCACACGAGTTCAGCGCAAATGTGTACGGAGATAACCGGAAGGAAATGGAAGCATACCTGCAAAGCTGTAATGCTTTTCTGGAAGACACGGAAGGAGAGTTACTGCGGATCGTTCCCCGAAATTCGTAG